In Ferrimicrobium sp., the genomic window CACGAGCATAAGCACCGTGTAGAAGATGCGTGTTGGTCCATCCCCCATTCTTACCGCCAGCGTCCGCTTGCCAGACTGGGTATCTCCAGGAATATCTCGAAGATTGTTGGCCACCAAGATGGCGGTGATGAAGGAGCCAAAACCCACCGCAACTGCTATCGCCGCTGGGGAGACGGCCAACACTTGGACATAATAGGCACCCAAGGTGGCCACTAACCCGAAGAAGATGAAGACAAACACCTCCCCAAACCCGTAATAGCCATAGGGATGTTTTCCGCCGGTATAGAGCCAAGCGGCGACAATACTCACCGCACCAACAAGCAGCAACCACCAACTGACCATAGCGCAGATGACAACCCCAGCAACCCCAGCAACCCCAAAGGCGATTACTGCCGCAAGGCGCACCGCCTTTGGACTCGCCAGCCGGCTGCCAACCAGCCGCAGTGGACCAACGCGATCCTCATCGGTGCCACGGATGCCGTCGGAGTAATCGTTGGCATAGTTCACCCCAACCTGTAGGGCCAGCGAGACTACCCCAGCAAGGACCGCTAACAGCGGACGGAAGTGGTGAACCCCGATGGCTAGACCCGTGGCTCCAAGGACCGGGGCGATGGAGGCGGGAAGAGTACGAGGGCGAGCGCCCTCAACCCACTCTGCTAACGAAGCCATCGATCAGGGCCGTCGTGGAAACTGATCAAAGGCTGGTCGGCGTTTGGCCAGATAGGCATCTCGCCCCTCCTGGGCCTCATCTGACATATAGAACAACATCGTGGCATCCCCGGCGAGCTGCTGGATCCCTGCCAATCCCTCGTCAGCGGCGTTGAAGGAGGCCTTCAGCAACCGCAGAGCGAGTGGTGAGAGGGCAAGAATCTCTCGACACCACTGCACCGTCTCGGCCTCGAGGCGCTCCAGCGGAACGACCGTGTTGACCAAGCCCATACGTAACGCCTCATCGGCGTCGTATTGGCGGCAGAGAAACCAGATCTCCTTGGCTTTTTTCATACCCACCGTCCGGGCCAAAAGTCCAGCTCCATAGCCACCATCGAAACTACCCACACGAGGGCCTGTTTGGCCAAAGCGCGCATTATCTGCGGCGATGGTGAGATCACAGACGAGGTGGAGCACATGGCCACCACCGATGGCGTATCCAGCCACCATGGCGATGACGGGTTTGGGAAGGCGTCGGATCTGGATCTGGAGATCCAGCACATTGAGCCTTCCGATCCCCTGCTGAGCGACCGCATCATCGCCGATGTAGCCATCATCGCCGCGAATACGCTGATCACCACCGGAGCAGAAGGCGAGCGGGCCCTCACCCGTCAAAATGACGACGCCAATACTCGAGTCATCCCTCGCGATCTCGAAGGCACGCTGTAGTTCGAACAGCGTCTGTGGACGGAACGCATTGCGCACCTCAGGGCGGTTGATCGTGATCTTGGCGATCCCATCAAGCACCTCAAACCGAATATCGGTGTACTCACCTCTCGATTCCCATGCGAACTCTTCCATCTCTCCTCCATCTCAACTCGTACCGACCTGCCTGCCAACAACAGATGTCACTGGTAGATATTTCTTGCTATCCGTCTCCTCGGCAGCCGAGGCGACCCATACGACTCTGACGGCACCACCGTGGCCACCCTACGCCTGGG contains:
- a CDS encoding 1,4-dihydroxy-2-naphthoate polyprenyltransferase gives rise to the protein MASLAEWVEGARPRTLPASIAPVLGATGLAIGVHHFRPLLAVLAGVVSLALQVGVNYANDYSDGIRGTDEDRVGPLRLVGSRLASPKAVRLAAVIAFGVAGVAGVVICAMVSWWLLLVGAVSIVAAWLYTGGKHPYGYYGFGEVFVFIFFGLVATLGAYYVQVLAVSPAAIAVAVGFGSFITAILVANNLRDIPGDTQSGKRTLAVRMGDGPTRIFYTVLMLVGVAMFALALGWSWWLLSVLILCLLLITPLRAVFAHAEGRALIPVLAGTSRMTLVAGLLGLVVFSLMR
- the menB gene encoding 1,4-dihydroxy-2-naphthoyl-CoA synthase — encoded protein: MEEFAWESRGEYTDIRFEVLDGIAKITINRPEVRNAFRPQTLFELQRAFEIARDDSSIGVVILTGEGPLAFCSGGDQRIRGDDGYIGDDAVAQQGIGRLNVLDLQIQIRRLPKPVIAMVAGYAIGGGHVLHLVCDLTIAADNARFGQTGPRVGSFDGGYGAGLLARTVGMKKAKEIWFLCRQYDADEALRMGLVNTVVPLERLEAETVQWCREILALSPLALRLLKASFNAADEGLAGIQQLAGDATMLFYMSDEAQEGRDAYLAKRRPAFDQFPRRP